In Lates calcarifer isolate ASB-BC8 linkage group LG15, TLL_Latcal_v3, whole genome shotgun sequence, one genomic interval encodes:
- the fam131bb gene encoding protein FAM131B isoform X4, protein MEDTTSILPRLKRNSNAYGIGALAKSSLSGVSGVTRSMKERVTKPTAMAQGRVAHMIEWQNWGMQTVGAGGVPQSRITTQEREKERRLENDAYSDLSDGEKEARFAAGILQQFAISEATLLAWSSMDGESPRSGSNQGSVAHLSEVNQESITSRDQILHHSSAEVWPHTYVSQGHYCLSSSDAWEPINNDPSGVASPPAGSYMMGTDGYDGQAAAHYLSQQQQQQFTLQQQSQLQQLQQIQQIQHYQQQQLLQYQQQQSLEHRLHSANHSLQATPNSTIHSLVHPVHPPLVDLWNTGQVEAYQAEAGGYMGVAAVVEPSLCVPSGDDMVGTEHSPLLEQQEEEEEVKEEEVTLCMEPESATLTPPTQQGDASGGSSPGQPPAEPITERKASDVTSGLIQTLEEKEEEEEEGPDASMATN, encoded by the exons GGGTGACCCGCTCCATGAAGGAAAGAGTGACCAAGCCCACAGCCATGGCTCAGGGTCGCGTTGCCCACATGATCGAATGGCAAAACTGGGGCATGCAGACGGTGGGTGCAGGAGGGGTCCCCCAGTCCCGCATCACCACCCAGGAGCGGGAAAAGGAGCGGCGGCTGGAGAACGACGCTTACAGTGACCTCagtgatggagagaaggaggccCGTTTTGCTGCAG GTATCCTGCAGCAGTTTGCGATCTCAGAGGCAACACTTCTAGCCTGGTCGTCGATGGATGGAGAGAGCCCGCGGTCAGGATCAAACCAGGGCAGTGTGGCTCATCTGAGCGAGGTCAACCAGGAGAGCATCACCAGTCGAG atCAGATCCTGCACCACTCGTCAGCAGAGGTGTGGCCTCACACATACGTCTCCCAGGGCCACTACTGCCTCTCTTCTTCTGATGCCTGGGAGCCAATCAATAATGATCCCTCTGGCGTGGCATCTCCCCCTGCTGGCTCCTACATGATGGGGACCGACGGGTACGACGGACAGGCAGCGGCTCACTACCTGtcgcagcaacagcagcagcagttcactctccagcagcagagtcagctacagcagctgcagcagatccAACAGATCCAGCACtaccagcaacagcagctcctgcagtATCAGCAACAACAG TCTCTGGAGCACAGGCTGCACAGCGCCAACCACTCTTTGCAAGCGACGCCCAACAGCACCATCCACAGTTTGGTCCATCCCGTTCACCCTCCGCTGGTTGATCTGTGGAACACGGGGCAGGTGGAGGCCTATCAGGCGGAGGCTGGAGGCTACATGGGCGTGGCGGCGGTGGTGGAGCCGAGCCTCTGCGTCCCCTCTGGAGACGACATGGTGGGAACGGAGCACTCCCCGCTACTggaacagcaggaggaggaggaggaggtcaag gaggaggaggtgacacTGTGCATGGAGCCAGAGTCGGCCACGTTGACTCCACCCACACAACAAGGGGATGCCTCCGGAGGCAGTAGTCCAGGGCAACCGCCGGCAGAACCAATCACAGAGAGGAAGGCCTCCGATGTCACCTCCGGCCTCATTCAGACGCtcgaggagaaggaggaggaggaggaggaggggccgGACGCTTCCATGGCAACCAACTGA